In Coleofasciculus sp. FACHB-T130, the sequence AGTTTCAAGGAATCAGTGTTGAGTTTTGAATTAAAGCACTCTTTTTTATTCAAAACTCAAAATTCAAAACTCAACACGCTCATTTCCCACTACCCTATTGCTGTGCCATTTCCATCAAAATTTTCTGGGCACTTTGTTCTCTTTCCTTGTCACCGGGGTGGCGTTGGATGTAACGACCATCTGGTTGTAAATCCCAAGCGTGACGGTTATCGGCGAGCATAATTCCTAAGATTTCTTGTAAATCTTTAGAAATTTCGGGATCTTCTATTGGCGCGATCGCTTCTACTCGTCGATCCAAGTTGCGGCGCATCCAATCAGCACTGCCGATATAAACTTCCTCACTGCCAGCATTTTGAAAGTAAAAAATCCGCGAGTGTTCTAGATAACGCCCGACAACACTAATCGTCCGGATATTTTCACTGACTCCTTCCACACCGGGTCGCAGACAGCAAATTCCGCGGATAATCAAATCGATTTTTACCCCAGCGATGCTAGCTTCGTAAAGCGAGGCAATGAGTTGGGGATCTGTCAGTGAATTCATCTTGGCGACAATTCGACCGCTTTTGCCATGATGGCAATGTTCTATCTCGCGGCGGATCAAACTCAAAAAGCGATCGCGGCAGTTCACCGGCGACACCAACAACTTGCGGTAAGACCGTTGCCGCGAGTAACCCGTCAAGTAATTAAACAAATCCGTTAAATCCGCCCCCAAGTCTTCACGGCAGCTTAATAGCCCCACATCTGTATAAATTCGAGCGGTTTTGGGATTATAGTTCCCCGTACCGATGTGGACATACCGGCGAATTTGGTTTTCTTCTCGGCGTACCACCAAAACCACTTTGGTATGCGTCTTTAAACCCACCAACCCATAGACCACATGAACGCCCGCTTGTTCTAACTTGCGTGCCCAGTTAATATTGTTCTCTTCATCAAAACGGGCTTTTAGTTCCACCAGAACCGCTACTTGCTTGCCATGCTCAGCCGCTGTAATTAGGGCATTGAGAATCGGCGAGTCCCCAGATGTTCGGTAGAGAGTCATTTTAATCGCCAGCACATTTGGATCGATTGCCGCTTGGGTAATGAAGCGCTGTACCGTTCCTCCAAAAGATTGATAAGGATGGTGAACCATCAAATCTGCGGTGCGAATGACCGAGAAAATATCTTCTCCCTCATCCAAATCTCCTTCACTGAGCCGCCGCAGGCGTGGGGGTATCCCTGGCGTCCACACAGGGTCTTTCAGTTCCGGGAGTGGCAATTGCATGAAGTACATCAAGTCTGCCAGCCCCAATAGCCCGTCCACCTCGTAAACATCCCGCTCCAACAGCCCCAGTTCTCGCATCAGCATCCCTTTCATGGATTCGGGCATTGAAGCTTGAATTTCCATCCGTACCGCCGAACCACCCACCCGACGTTTCCGCAGTTCTTGCTCAATCGCCAGCATCAGATCGTCGGCTTCATCTTCTTCCACCTCCAAATCTGCATTGCGAGTGATTCGGAAGGGGTGATATTCCTGGATATTCATCCCCGGAAACAGTGACTCTAGATTATGAGCAATCACCTGTTCTAGGGGCACACCCATCCAAATCAGGCGTTCATTCCGGAATCGTTCCTCTTCGAGTCCAGACGACCGACTTCCCAGCCCGGACTCCAACCGTAAGGGCAAAAATCGAGGTAAAACTTTTGGGACTTTCACTCTAGCAAACAGTTCTTCCCCCGTGTCTGGGTCTTTCACCACCACAGCCAGATTCAGACTGAGGTTAGACATATAGGGAAAAGGATGGCTGGGATCGACGGCTAAGGGGGTCAGAACTGGGAAAATTTGCTCTTCAAAATAGTTTTGCAGGTAAGCCCGCTGTTCCTGGTTCAGATCCACGTAGTCTAGAAGATGAATGCCTTGCGCGGTCATCAAGGGTCGCAATGCTTTCTCAAAGTGTTGATGCTGTTGTGCTACCAGAGGTCGCGCTGCCAAGCTAATCTCTTCTAGCTGGTCGCTTGGCGTCCGACCATCGGGCGTCAGCTGGCTCACTTTTGCTTCCACCTGTTGCTTAAGAGCAGCAACGCGCACCATGAAGTATTCGTCGAAGTTGGCACTAAAAATCCCCATGAATTTCAGGCGTTCTAGCAGCGGCGTCCGAGGATCGATCGCTTCATGCAAAACTCGATTGTTAAACTCCAACCAGCTGAGTTCGCGGTTGAAATAGTACTGCGGATGGTTTAGGTCAATATTATGGTGTGTTGCTGCGGTCTTTTTCGCTTTTGACATAATTCTAATGGCAGTCAGGCTGGCAGGTATTCATTGTTACTTGCAACACCAACCAGTGAATTCCATCTGAATTGATCGCAGATTCGCGCTGATTGTTTTAGCACTCATTTTTAAAATGCGCTTATCTTAATTCTGGCTGTGTTATTAATTCATCGTATCCTGACTTAGATGACCCAAAACCTATCTACAGAAAGGCGTTAAATATCATGACCTCATGCAAAAGCGATAGGTTTATGCTCTCAAGGCAGGCTCCGGGCGAGCGATCGCTACTCCCTCCTTTAACTGGATACTTCACCCGCACGCCTTGCCAAGCCTCTGCCCAGCTGACGATAGCGATTCGATGAGTTTTATTAACCAAATACCTCATCTTCCCTTCCCCGCCACCACTCACCCAGATTCATCAAGTCCTGATGAATATCTGCTAATTCTTGAACATATTCCTCTGGTGAGATAGTCGGGCGGCGTTCTTGGAGTTTTTTTAGCCGCAATTGCACTAATAGCCAAGGCTTGGAAATGCTATCTGTGGCTTCAATGTATTGGGCTAGTTCTTTGCTATCCATGATTTATCTGGTGGGAATTTATCTTCTTTAAAGATACAGGCAGCCGAAGTTTACAGATAATAAAAAAACAGCCACTACTAACGTGGCTGTTTTCCAGATGATTAAATTTGACGTAGCTGAAACATCAGCCGTTATTTAAGCAGATGCCGTTAAATTCTGGGCAACAAAGTCCCAGTTGATCAAGTGGTCAACAAAGTTCTGCATGAAGTTGGGGCGGCTATTCTGGTAATCCAGATAGTAGGCATGTTCCCAAACATCCATTGTTAGCAAGGGAGTTTGTCCGTAGGCAATCGGGTTTTCTGCGTTCGGAGACTTAGTTACTTTTAGGGTATCGCCATCCTTGATTAGCCAAGCCCAACCACTACCGAATTGAGTGCCTCCGGCATTTTTAAACTCTTCTTTGAATTTGTCAAGGCTACCGAAGCTGGCGTTAATTTTTTCCGCTAGTTCGCCACTCGGATTGCCGCCTCCATTTGGCTTGATGCCATTCCAATAGAAGGTATGATTCCATACCTGAGCAGCGTTGTTGAATACAGCAGCTTTGTCTGATGCTTTGTAGGTTGCCTTGATGATTTCTTCAAGCGACTTGTCGGCTAGTTCTGTGTCCTTAACTAGATTGTTGAGAGTGTTCACGTAAGCAGCGTGATGCTTGCCGTAATGGAACTCAAGTGTCCGCGCCGACATACCTGACGACTCTAAAGCGTCTTGATCGTAAGGTAAAGGGGGTAATTCAAATGCCATTGTGTTCAATCCTCTGCTAACTGCTTTCTAGCTTAAAACTAAGGGAGAAGTTTTTTCTTCTTAAGGATCTAAGTCTCGTCCGATCGAGGTTGCGATCGCTAGCGATATAAAACTTAACCACTGGATTGTACCTTAAAAGTCGAGAGACAGCCAAAATCAACGCTATGTGCCAATTTAGGCAGGACTCCCCACTAATTTCTCCCTGTTGCATCTACCCAAAGGGATAATTAATGGCGATCGCTCAAAACTCCTCTAACCATTTCGATTGCTGCTGCTGGAGTATTGGCAATCAAAATAGAGTCTTCAGACAAGCTTTGGAAAAAAGCTTTACTTTCTGGATGATTCGTTAATAAAATCACTTTTTTATGGTTCTTCAAAGCTAAGGCAATTTCCGAAGCGGTTCCTGCACCCATGCCGCAGGCAATCACAACATCAGAAGAAAGGACATTAATATTATTTCTCGCATTTCCCATATCGGTAACAATTGCAATATCTACGGCATCAGAAACCGCGCTGGTATCGTTAGTGGGAAGAACGCCAATTGTTAAACCATTAGCAAATTTTGCCCCTTTACTCGCCGCATCCATCACACCAGCATTTCTGCCGCCAGTCAGCAAAACCCATCCTTCTTGGGCAATGAATTGACCGAGTTTATAAGCATTTTCTAAGTCAGTTTCTGTGGCGTTGGCTCCTGGTCCCATAACGCCAATTAGGGTTTTTTTCATGGCAAGCTGACCTTACTCCTAAGCGTTGAAATTTTTAACGCCGAGGTACGCAGAGTTTTACGCAAAGGTAGGCAAAGTAATAAAAGTGCAATGAATTAGCATTTTCCTCAGCGTATCTTTGCGTTCTTTATGTTCAAAAAACTCACTCAAGACTACAGAGAACCAGCAATCATTCCAGCCAGTAAAACAAAACCAATCCAAACATTTTGGCGAAAAGTTTCCCCATATACTGGCGTTGGGATATCTTTCTGGCTGAGTCGAGAATATTGCCAAATCCAAGCTAAGGTTGCCAAACTCAAAGCGATCCAAAAGCTAAGCTTTAGATCCATCACAATTCCCAACCATTCAAGCAAAATAACCGTGCCAGTAAAGAAGACACCAACAGCTTCAGCCGCATAATTGCCAAAAAATAAAGCGCTGGAATTAATGCCAATCCGCCGATCATCTTCCCGATCTGACATGGCATAAACGGTGTCAAATCCAAGTGTCCAGAGTACCGTCGCGCCCCATAAAATCCAGGTGGGTTCTTCTAGCTTGGCAGTTACAGCAGTCCAGCTAATCAGCACGCCAAAACCCCAAGCAATCGACAGCACTAGCTGAGGCACTGGAAAGACGCGCTTGGCGGTGGGATAGAAAATAATTACGGGAACTGCCGCCACGCACAACCAGAAAGTAAGGGAATTAAGGTAGAGTGCGAGAACCCCAGCGCAACTCATCGCTACCAAGGCAACGACGATGCCAGTTTTGACCGACAAAGCGCGAGAGGCGAGGGGACGCGATCGCGTTCTTTCTACTTGCGGATCGATATCCCGATCCCACAAATCATTGACAACACACCCGGCAGCACTGGTCGCTAAAGTACCCAGTACAATCACGCCTACCAGCGGCAACGGTGGCTTTCCTGCTGCTGCCAGAAAGACCGCCCATAGTGCCGGAATCATCAATATCAGGCGTCCTGCTGGCTTATCCCATCTCAAAAGCCGGACGACTGTCAGCCAGGTAGGTTCTGTTTGGTTGTGTTCTTGCTGGGTCAGCATGGTCTAGAAAAATGAGTATCCAGAAATATCATTAATCAC encodes:
- a CDS encoding superoxide dismutase, yielding MAFELPPLPYDQDALESSGMSARTLEFHYGKHHAAYVNTLNNLVKDTELADKSLEEIIKATYKASDKAAVFNNAAQVWNHTFYWNGIKPNGGGNPSGELAEKINASFGSLDKFKEEFKNAGGTQFGSGWAWLIKDGDTLKVTKSPNAENPIAYGQTPLLTMDVWEHAYYLDYQNSRPNFMQNFVDHLINWDFVAQNLTASA
- a CDS encoding TIGR00725 family protein → MKKTLIGVMGPGANATETDLENAYKLGQFIAQEGWVLLTGGRNAGVMDAASKGAKFANGLTIGVLPTNDTSAVSDAVDIAIVTDMGNARNNINVLSSDVVIACGMGAGTASEIALALKNHKKVILLTNHPESKAFFQSLSEDSILIANTPAAAIEMVRGVLSDRH
- the ppk1 gene encoding polyphosphate kinase 1, whose amino-acid sequence is MSKAKKTAATHHNIDLNHPQYYFNRELSWLEFNNRVLHEAIDPRTPLLERLKFMGIFSANFDEYFMVRVAALKQQVEAKVSQLTPDGRTPSDQLEEISLAARPLVAQQHQHFEKALRPLMTAQGIHLLDYVDLNQEQRAYLQNYFEEQIFPVLTPLAVDPSHPFPYMSNLSLNLAVVVKDPDTGEELFARVKVPKVLPRFLPLRLESGLGSRSSGLEEERFRNERLIWMGVPLEQVIAHNLESLFPGMNIQEYHPFRITRNADLEVEEDEADDLMLAIEQELRKRRVGGSAVRMEIQASMPESMKGMLMRELGLLERDVYEVDGLLGLADLMYFMQLPLPELKDPVWTPGIPPRLRRLSEGDLDEGEDIFSVIRTADLMVHHPYQSFGGTVQRFITQAAIDPNVLAIKMTLYRTSGDSPILNALITAAEHGKQVAVLVELKARFDEENNINWARKLEQAGVHVVYGLVGLKTHTKVVLVVRREENQIRRYVHIGTGNYNPKTARIYTDVGLLSCREDLGADLTDLFNYLTGYSRQRSYRKLLVSPVNCRDRFLSLIRREIEHCHHGKSGRIVAKMNSLTDPQLIASLYEASIAGVKIDLIIRGICCLRPGVEGVSENIRTISVVGRYLEHSRIFYFQNAGSEEVYIGSADWMRRNLDRRVEAIAPIEDPEISKDLQEILGIMLADNRHAWDLQPDGRYIQRHPGDKEREQSAQKILMEMAQQ
- a CDS encoding 4-hydroxybenzoate solanesyltransferase, producing the protein MLTQQEHNQTEPTWLTVVRLLRWDKPAGRLILMIPALWAVFLAAAGKPPLPLVGVIVLGTLATSAAGCVVNDLWDRDIDPQVERTRSRPLASRALSVKTGIVVALVAMSCAGVLALYLNSLTFWLCVAAVPVIIFYPTAKRVFPVPQLVLSIAWGFGVLISWTAVTAKLEEPTWILWGATVLWTLGFDTVYAMSDREDDRRIGINSSALFFGNYAAEAVGVFFTGTVILLEWLGIVMDLKLSFWIALSLATLAWIWQYSRLSQKDIPTPVYGETFRQNVWIGFVLLAGMIAGSL